Below is a window of Camelina sativa cultivar DH55 chromosome 11, Cs, whole genome shotgun sequence DNA.
GTCATCGAAAACCGGTTCAGCGTCACGGCGTTGAGTAAAATCTTCAAACGCAGGATCCACGGTCCCACCATTATCAGCATCAGGCAGATGAAGTGACCCGGTGAACATGTTATTCACCTCAATCCTTGGGCCACCTACACGTCTTCCATCGGAATGTCCATGTATGCTATCTCTAGAGCGTTCTACATCAAAGTGTGTAGGGTCGACAGCTGAAGCATCATCTACAATGTTGTCATCTCTTACAACATTTGAACCATTTGCTCGAGGAATCAGCTGAGAGTCAGATGATTCACTGGTTTCACCATATCCCTCCTCAGCTGAACCACTGTCCGTATTGTTTGCTTCAGCAACCCCTGATACAGTATTAAGACCGTCCACATTCTCAGGCAATCCATCTAATCCAATCACTCCTTCCTTTCTTTGACAAACTCTAGGTGACCCATCAGCTAAGACGGTTGGATCATTAACTGCAGCTAAACCATCCATAGTTATATTTTCATCAGAGCGTAAAGCTGCCTCACTCCGCTGTGCACAATAAGCCAGTACCGTTGATCCTATGTCCTCTGAACCACTACCACCTACTCTTTCCACCACCTCAAGAGATGTATCCTTCTCCAGTAACGGGTCTCTGACGTTGACTGGATAATCTTGATCGAACACCATACTCCAATAGTCATCGTTGTAAATATCTTCGTCGTCTGACCTTGAAGACACCACTGCATCAGTCCAAGAAGTTTCATTCTCATTCTCACCGCCGCCATCCGCAGTCTCTTTACATTTGTTTTTCCCCTCCAACAGCCGAGACTGAGTGCACTGATCCTCTATTTTTGCAATCTCTCTCATAAACCCATCATCTTCCTCACTTACTAGAAAGTTGTTAACATCGACGTCTCCTGAGTTACTCCCGTCAGAGTGAACAGAGAGTGAAGGCGTCCCAGGATCTGCCAATCTAATTAACCCACTGTTGTTACTATCAGGCGAGACCTCCGCATCATGGTACATAAGACCACT
It encodes the following:
- the LOC104723740 gene encoding uncharacterized protein LOC104723740, with translation MTMDTSYEELLILVRHEFELDDLNFKPKLSYWLSSQLSIFSLNARPPVVITSSMGVRNFLEVMRTAPHLNMLLSLDHESSAAEGTIIRKQCGLETGKGKAIARDENIGDVPRVTLGRIGMGGIGDAGTSDCNKFSGVRRHLFDGNDASCSNGAMRIYSVAGNAQGNCSRRSGLMYHDAEVSPDSNNSGLIRLADPGTPSLSVHSDGSNSGDVDVNNFLVSEEDDGFMREIAKIEDQCTQSRLLEGKNKCKETADGGGENENETSWTDAVVSSRSDDEDIYNDDYWSMVFDQDYPVNVRDPLLEKDTSLEVVERVGGSGSEDIGSTVLAYCAQRSEAALRSDENITMDGLAAVNDPTVLADGSPRVCQRKEGVIGLDGLPENVDGLNTVSGVAEANNTDSGSAEEGYGETSESSDSQLIPRANGSNVVRDDNIVDDASAVDPTHFDVERSRDSIHGHSDGRRVGGPRIEVNNMFTGSLHLPDADNGGTVDPAFEDFTQRRDAEPVFDDVYQLTNTNGCATVAAEEDAIYIGRVFKDKAEMQNTLAIYAIKRLFHFRLAKSEPERIICVCVDPLCAWRVFGHSVSKFSKNFEIRTATLTHTCSITARSQYEK